One window of the Anomalospiza imberbis isolate Cuckoo-Finch-1a 21T00152 chromosome 24, ASM3175350v1, whole genome shotgun sequence genome contains the following:
- the VSIG10L2 gene encoding V-set and immunoglobulin domain-containing protein 10-like 2, which yields MECGRALPPPRRGPWILLLLPALAGGQPLAAGEAAYEEWRATGVRGRAVELSCGPAAAAPPAVVFWSFTPQGEGLPRAVAVGSGREVAMAPGTGMLGRVTLRNGTLELRELRVAAQGRFLCQGLFPERGRLRVGYAAVLLRVLVPVSKPFVRPTAAAAEEGAAVALTCTVREGTEPLSFSWQHQEPRGGSSVTPAGLGGSRAELQLTPANRSHTGWYICTVRNEVNNRTSDPVFLDIVYGPDEPAIRVEPFSPEQGGFSAGEREDVVLSCLAPSNPPSRYVWLHNGSQVHVGQTYVITAIARAQAGTYTCLAENSHLQTRTQATIVLTVYYPPAGSPSCSALASDDQRDVALRCRWPGGFPLARLRWVGPQEEEEEEEEEGLMGSSFSMATRIQPGAATRNGSSFSCLASHPALPLGAACGTTLWVPSGGPACAAAATKGDEYVMLRCRWEGGTPLVTLRWRDSAGRTLGDPAPSTAVLVLSTDGSLGGREFVCVAAHPLRAVAAECRLRLEVPELQAESEVAVLEGGEAQLACRQRGSSASLGATMAWYDPKEREVTPGLAKYRLEEGEAWVNLTVRDAEWPGDSGIYRCTATNAVGTASLPVRLRVDRYPAPPNVTISKLRYTRARTEVRLEWRTQGAGNLTGFVVQRRQTKKPLRETPSPWETAAGDIEPHSRDRRLGGLDPAVLYAFRVLAVNHRTAGHPSEVQTPAEPPFEAYPAVTGAAVAGMLVATAASLLAVHCIARHRETLPRLHDLLFRTAGPGAQEPVGTAEDAEAAAGGQEEAGPVQGDSCGPGTAAGAEAAAAQGDPCAPGTAAALAEPLSAAAGTTDDPPVNVTITVTATP from the exons ATGGAGTGTGGCCGGGCACTGCCGCCGCCTCGGAGGGGGCCCTggatcctgctcctgctgccggcGCTGGCGGGGG GGCAGCCGCTGGCGGCCGGCGAGGCGGCCTACGAGGAATGGCGGGCGACGGGCGTGCGAGGCCGGGCGGTGGAGCTGAGCTGTGGGCCGgcggccgcagccccgccgGCCGTGGTCTTCTGGAGCTTCACgccacagggagaggggctCCCGCGGGCCGTGGCCGTGGGCTCGGGCAGGGAGGTGGCCAtggcccctggcacagggatgctggGCCGGGTGACGCTGCGCAACGGGACGCTGGAGCTGCGGGAGCTGCGGGTGGCCGCCCAGGGCCGCTTCCTCTGCCAGGGGCTCTTCCCAGAGCGGGGCCGGCTCCGTGTGGGCTATGCCGCCGTCCTCCTGCGTGTCCTGG TGCCTGTCTCCAAGCCCTTCGTGCGGCcgacggcggcggcggcagagGAGGGGGCAGCGGTGGCCCTGACGTGCACCGTGCGGGAGGGGACGGAGCCGCTGAGCTTCTcctggcagcaccaggagcCCCGGGGGGGTTCCTCAGTGACccctgcggggctggggggctccagggcagagctgcagctgacaCCTGCCAACCGCAGCCACACGGGCTGGTACATCTGCACCGTGCGCAACGAGGTCAACAACCGCACCAGCGACCCCGTCTTCCTGGACATCGTCT aTGGCCCAGATGAGCCGGCCATCCGTGTGGAGCCCTTCTCCCCCGAACAGGGGGGCTTCTCGGCGGGCGAGCGGGAGGACGTGGTGCTGAGCTGCCTGGCTCCCTCCAACCCCCCCAGCCGCTATGTCTGGCTGCACAACGGTTCCCAGGTGCACGTCGGCCAGACCTACGTCATCACTGCCATCGCCCGTGCCCAGGCGGGCACGTACACCTGCCTGGCCGAGAACAGCCACCTGCAGACGCGCACCCAGGCCACCATCGTCCTCACTGTCTACT ATCCACCAGCCGGGAGCCCCAGCTGCTCCGCCCTGGCCTCCGATGATCAGCGGGACGTGGCCCTGCGGTGCCGCTGGCCGGGGGGCTTCCCCCTGGCCCGGCTGCGCTGGGTGGGCccccaggaggaggaggaggaggaggaggaagaggggttGATGGGGAGCAGCTTTTCCATGGCCACCAGGATCCagccaggggcagccaccaggaacggcagctccttctcctgcctggCCTCCCACCCCGCGCTGCCACTGGGGGCTGCATGTGGGACCACCCTGT GGGTCCCGTCAGGCGGCCCCGCCTGCGCGGCGGCGGCCACCAAGGGTGACGAGTATGTGATGCTGCGGTGCCGGTGGGAGGGGGGCACGCCGCTCGTCACCCTGCGCTGGCGGGACAGTGCGGGCCGGACCTTGGGCGACCCCGCACCCTCCACCGCCGTGCTGGTGCTGAGCACCGACGGCAGCCTGGGGGGCCGGGAGTTCGTCTGCGTGGCCGCGCACCCGCTGCGGGCGGTCGCCGCCGAGTGCCGCCTGCGGCTGG AGGTCCCCGAGCTGCAGGCGGAGAGCGAAGTGGCCGTGCTGGAGGGCGGCGAGGCACAGCTGGCGTGCCGGCAACGCGGCAGCAGTGCCAGTCTCGGTGCCACAATGGCTTGGTACGACCCAAAGGAGCGGGAGGTGACACCGGGGCTGGCCAAGTACCGGCTGGAGGAGGGAGAAGCGTGGGTCAACCTCACCGTCCGGGATGCCGAGTggccgggggacagtggcatCTACCGCTGCACCGCCACCAATgccgtgggcactgccagcctccCCGTCCGCCTCCGCGTGGACC GGTACCCCGCCCCGCCCAACGTCACCATCAGTAAGCTGCGGTACACGCGGGCGCGCACCGAGGTGCGGCTGGAGTGGCGGACGCAGGGCGCCGGCAACCTCACCGGCTTCGTGGTGCAGCGGCGCCAAACCAAGAAGCCCCTCCGGGagacccccagcccctgggaaaCAGCCGCCGGCGACATCGAGCCGCACTCCCGCGACCGGCGCCTGGGGGGGCTGGACCCCGCGGTGCTCTATGCTTTCCGCGTCCTGGCCGTCAACCACCGCACGGCCGGGCACCCCTCCGAGGTGCAGACGCCAG CCGAGCCTCCCTTCGAGGCCTACCCGGCGGTGACGGGGGCGGcggtggcagggatgctggTGGCCACCGCAGCATCCCTCCTGGCCGTGCACTGCATCGCCCGCCACCGGGAGACCCTCCCAC GGCTGCACGACCTGCTGTTCCGCAC GGCTGGTCCCGGTGCCCAGGAGCCCGTGGGCACAGCGGAGGATGCTGAAGCAGCCGCAGGCGGGCAGGAGGAAGCGGGGCCAGTGCAGGGAGACTCGTGTGGCCCTGGCACGGCAGCAGGTGCCGAGGCAGCAGCAGCGCAGGGAGATCCGTGTGCCCCTGGCACGGCAGCAG CCCTTGCAGAGCCGCTCTCGGCAGCAGCAGGCACCACCGATGACCCACCAGTTAATGTCACCATCACCGTGACAGCGACACCGTGA
- the DDX25 gene encoding ATP-dependent RNA helicase DDX25 isoform X2: protein MNKLIHTSLVESQQHVEILQRDPSSPLFSIKTFEELPLKKELLQGVYMMGFNRPSKIQEQALPLMLAYPPQNLIAQSQSGTGKTAAFVLAMLSRASASEKYPQCLCLAPTYELALQIGQVVRAIGKFCTDIKVNYAVRGNRVLKGTVLEEQIIIGTPGTTLDWCFKQRVLDLTKISLFVLDEADIMIDTQGLSCQSIRIHRALPKSCQVLLFSATYKEPVRAFAERIIPDPIVIKLREEELTLSNIRQYFMVCQSLDEQYRALCNLYGSFTIGQVMIFCQTRRLADWLSGNMNRDGHQVAILTAELTVVQRAIIIQRFREGKEKVLIATNVCARGIDVQQVTTVVNFGLPMDQDGEPDFETYLHRIGRAGRFGHRGIAFSVVQRETVQLVHKIEEYFQTTIKQLDPYDMDELEKLAAE, encoded by the exons ATGAACAAGTTGATCCACACATCCCTGGTGGAGTCCCAGCAGCACGTGGAGATCCTGCAGCGGGACCCCAGCTCCCCACTCTTTTCCATCAAGACCTTCGAGGAGCTGCCCCT GAAGAAGGAGCTCTTGCAGGGGGTTTATATGATGGGCTTCAACAGACCATCCAAAATCCAGGAGCAGGCTCTGCCACTCATGCTGGCATACCC GCCCCAAAATCTGATTGCCCAGAGCCAGTCAGGGACAGGGAAAACAGCAGCTTTTGTCTTGGCCATGTTGAGCAGAGCCAGTGCCAGCGAGAAATATCCGCAG TGCCTCTGCCTGGCTCCCACCTACGAGCTGGCTCTGCAGATCGGGCAGGTGGTGCGGGCCATTGGGAAATTCTGCACTGACATCAAGGTGAACTACGCTGTCCGGGGAAACCGAG TTCTGAAGGGCACAGTGCTGGAGGAGCAGATCATCATCGGAACGCCAGGCACCACACTGGACTGGTGCTTCAAACAACGTGTCCTGGACCTGACAAAGATCTCCTTGTTCGTGCTGGATGAGGCTGACATCATGATCGACACGCAGGGCCTCTCCTGTCAGAGCATCCGCATCCACAG GGCTCTTCCCAAGAGCTGCCAAGTGCTGCTGTTCTCAGCCACTTACAAGGAGCCCGTGCGGGCCTTTGCTGAGCGGATCATCCCCGACCCCATCGTGATCAAGCTGCGTGAGGAGGAGCTCACCCTGAGCAACATCAGGCAGTACTTCATGGTGTGCCAGAGCTTGGATGAGCAGTACAGGGCCCTCTGCAACCTCTACGGCAGCTTCACCATCGGTCAGGTCATGATCTTCTGCCAG ACCCGGAGGCTGGCAGACTGGCTGTCGGGGAACATGAACCGGGACGGGCACCAAGTGGCCATCCTGACAGCAGAGCTGACAGTGGTGCAGCGGGCCATCATCATCCAGCGCTTCCgtgagggcaaggagaaggtcCTCATCGCCACCAACGTCTGTGCCAGAG GCATTGATGTGCAGCAGGTCACCACCGTGGTGAACTTTGGCCTCCCCATGGATCAGGACGGCGAGCCGGATTTTGAGACCTACCTGCACCGCATTGGGAGGGCGGGACGCTTCGGGCACCGCGGCATCGCCTTCAGCGTGGTGCAGAGAGAGACCGTGCAGCTCGTGCACAAGATAGAGGAGTATTTCC AGACCACGATCAAGCAGCTGGATCCGTACGACATGGACGAGCTGGAGAAGCTTGCAGCTGAGTGA
- the DDX25 gene encoding ATP-dependent RNA helicase DDX25 isoform X1: MNKLIHTSLVESQQHVEILQRDPSSPLFSIKTFEELPLKKELLQGVYMMGFNRPSKIQEQALPLMLAYPPQNLIAQSQSGTGKTAAFVLAMLSRASASEKYPQCLCLAPTYELALQIGQVVRAIGKFCTDIKVNYAVRGNRVLKGTVLEEQIIIGTPGTTLDWCFKQRVLDLTKISLFVLDEADIMIDTQGLSCQSIRIHRALPKSCQVLLFSATYKEPVRAFAERIIPDPIVIKLREEELTLSNIRQYFMVCQSLDEQYRALCNLYGSFTIGQVMIFCQTRRLADWLSGNMNRDGHQVAILTAELTVVQRAIIIQRFREGKEKVLIATNVCARGIDVQQVTTVVNFGLPMDQDGEPDFETYLHRIGRAGRFGHRGIAFSVVQRETVQLVHKIEEYFRVFSAFPCKCLSQESWCPSSAQPWLWERRWQLGNLS; the protein is encoded by the exons ATGAACAAGTTGATCCACACATCCCTGGTGGAGTCCCAGCAGCACGTGGAGATCCTGCAGCGGGACCCCAGCTCCCCACTCTTTTCCATCAAGACCTTCGAGGAGCTGCCCCT GAAGAAGGAGCTCTTGCAGGGGGTTTATATGATGGGCTTCAACAGACCATCCAAAATCCAGGAGCAGGCTCTGCCACTCATGCTGGCATACCC GCCCCAAAATCTGATTGCCCAGAGCCAGTCAGGGACAGGGAAAACAGCAGCTTTTGTCTTGGCCATGTTGAGCAGAGCCAGTGCCAGCGAGAAATATCCGCAG TGCCTCTGCCTGGCTCCCACCTACGAGCTGGCTCTGCAGATCGGGCAGGTGGTGCGGGCCATTGGGAAATTCTGCACTGACATCAAGGTGAACTACGCTGTCCGGGGAAACCGAG TTCTGAAGGGCACAGTGCTGGAGGAGCAGATCATCATCGGAACGCCAGGCACCACACTGGACTGGTGCTTCAAACAACGTGTCCTGGACCTGACAAAGATCTCCTTGTTCGTGCTGGATGAGGCTGACATCATGATCGACACGCAGGGCCTCTCCTGTCAGAGCATCCGCATCCACAG GGCTCTTCCCAAGAGCTGCCAAGTGCTGCTGTTCTCAGCCACTTACAAGGAGCCCGTGCGGGCCTTTGCTGAGCGGATCATCCCCGACCCCATCGTGATCAAGCTGCGTGAGGAGGAGCTCACCCTGAGCAACATCAGGCAGTACTTCATGGTGTGCCAGAGCTTGGATGAGCAGTACAGGGCCCTCTGCAACCTCTACGGCAGCTTCACCATCGGTCAGGTCATGATCTTCTGCCAG ACCCGGAGGCTGGCAGACTGGCTGTCGGGGAACATGAACCGGGACGGGCACCAAGTGGCCATCCTGACAGCAGAGCTGACAGTGGTGCAGCGGGCCATCATCATCCAGCGCTTCCgtgagggcaaggagaaggtcCTCATCGCCACCAACGTCTGTGCCAGAG GCATTGATGTGCAGCAGGTCACCACCGTGGTGAACTTTGGCCTCCCCATGGATCAGGACGGCGAGCCGGATTTTGAGACCTACCTGCACCGCATTGGGAGGGCGGGACGCTTCGGGCACCGCGGCATCGCCTTCAGCGTGGTGCAGAGAGAGACCGTGCAGCTCGTGCACAAGATAGAGGAGTATTTCC GCgttttttctgcctttccttgCAAGTGCTTGTCCCAGGAGTCCTGGtgccccagctcagctcagccctggctgtgggagaggagaTGGCAGCTTGGAAATCTTTCCTGA
- the HYLS1 gene encoding centriolar and ciliogenesis-associated protein HYLS1: protein MERLLRAECEEQLAADLSQPSSWQGCCEVPLCFHDDPCADASIVFGTRPALPMDQRETRRLVMKRKVLRHRPDGSVEVSDESPSTEPDINSNPWNLGHSRTFMDDTISEGEIETSSSTLEDYLHYDDDDDDDDDDWFLEDRPYSQLGDFGSDTISNRSMPGRPPTAAAYIAPQADRVKRTDPVAKLNAYRQDWKRFSFPGQDSHQSVRWAMRKQMLQSGLPRRAQKRLVPNTYEVPTMKKRDSLRFGVRWDLAHCHMPRRSTSS from the coding sequence ATGGAGAGGCTGCTAAGAGCAGAGTGCGAGGAGCAGCTGGCAGCTGATCTGAGCCAGCCAAGCTCCTGGCAGGGATGCTGCGAGGTGCCTTTGTGTTTCCACGATGATCCCTGTGCTGACGCATCCATTGTTTTTGGCACACGGCCGGCCCTTCCCATGGATCAGAGGGAAACCAGGAGGTTGGTGATGAAGAGGAAGGTGCTGAGGCACAGACCCGATGGAAGCGTGGAGGTCTCCGATGAGTCACCAAGCACTGAGCCAGATATAAACAGCAATCCATGGAACCTGGGGCATTCCAGGACTTTTATGGATGACACCATCTCGGAAGGGGAAATagaaaccagcagcagcaccttggAGGACTACCTGCactatgatgatgatgatgatgatgacgatgatgacTGGTTCCTTGAGGACAGGCCCTACTCTCAActcggggattttgggagcgACACTATATCCAACCGCTCCATGCCAGGGCGACCGCCCACGGCGGCCGCTTACATTGCTCCACAGGCTGATAGAGTGAAGAGAACTGACCCAGTGGCCAAACTTAACGCATACAGGCAAGACTGGAAGAGATTCAGCTTTCCCGGGCAGGATTCACATCAGAGCGTGCGCTGGGCCATGCGGAAGCAGATGCTCCAGTCGGGGCTGCCACGCCGGGCACAGAAGCGCCTCGTCCCCAACACGTACGAGGTGCCCACGATGAAGAAGCGTGACTCCCTGCGCTTCGGCGTGCGCTGGGACCTGGCCCACTGCCACATGCCCCGTCGGAGCACCTCCTCCtag
- the PUS3 gene encoding tRNA pseudouridine(38/39) synthase, which translates to MAEESTATDHEQLLRRVQELEVEVKRLQEKLQEDKEGAGRREAPSAPGKARKRQQRPFDFGAHSRRHVALRIAYLGWGYQGFASQENTPNTIEEKLFEALKKTRLVDDRQTSNYHRCGRTDKGVSAFGQVISLDLRSSLPEGQQLNGHKGEGQQEELRYTHILNRVLPPDIRVLAWAPVGPEFSARFSCLSRTYRYFFPCAQLDVALMDTAAQRYVGTHDFRNLCKMDVANGVLNFQRTILSARVTWVDGGGEAGPRDPFRLCQFEVTGQAFLYHQVRCMMAVLFLIGQGMESPDVIDELLNVEKNPRKPQYSMAVEFPLVLYNCEFPDLQWLYDPEVQGFNVTHLQQLWASHAVKTHVLRDMLAGLDAAPITTRKDPGSSLVPWGELQPALHSQISGFVEGVQARTYKPLLARPRCEGLEARIEHFVRRGRIDPPQGPGLPGHGAGEPPEGKRGSSGAPEQLPKRICMDSE; encoded by the exons ATGGCTGAGGAGAGCACGGCTACTGACCATGAGCAGCTCCTGAGGAGGgtgcaggagctggaagtggAGGTGAAGCGGCTGCAGGAGAAGCTCCAGGAGGACAAGGAGGgtgcagggaggagagaggcTCCTTCAGCCCCTGGGAAAGCCAGGAAACGCCAACAACGGCCCTTTGATTTTGGTGCCCACAGCCGCAGACACGTGGCACTGCGCATCGCCTACCTGGGCTGGGGCTACCAGGGCTTTGCCAGCCAGGAGAACACCCCCAACACCATCGAGGAGAAGCTCTTTGAAGCCCTGAAGAAGACGCGGCTGGTGGACGACAGACAGACGTCCAACTACCACCGCTGCGGGCGCACGGACAAGGGTGTCAGCGCCTTCGGGCAG GTGATCTCCCTGGATCTCCGCTCCAGCCTGCCAGAGGGGCAGCAGCTCAACGGCCACAAGGgtgaggggcagcaggaggagctccGTTACACCCACATCCTGAACAGGGTGCTGCCGCCCGACATCCGGGTGCTGGCCTGGGCCCCCGTGGGGCCGGAGTTCAGCGCCCGCTTCAGCTGCCTGAGCCGGACCTACCGGTACTTCTTCCCCTGCGCCCAGCTGGACGTGGCCCTCATGGACACCGCGGCCCAGCGCTACGTGGGCACCCACGACTTCCGCAACCTCTGCAAGATGGACGTGGCCAACGGGGTGCTCAACTTCCAGAGGACGATCCTCAGCGCCAGAGTGACATGGGTGGACGGGGGAGGAGAAGCCGGGCCACGGGATCCCTTCCGGCTGTGCCAGTTCGAGGTGACAGGGCAGGCATTCCTGTACCACCAAGTCCGCTGCATGATGGCCGTGCTCTTCCTCATTGGCCAGGGCATGGAGAGCCCAGATGTCATTGATGAGCTGCTGAACGTGGAGAAGAACCCCCGGAAACCACAGTACAG TATGGCGGTCGAGTTCCCCTTGGTCCTGTACAACTGTGAGTTCCCAGACCTGCAGTGGCTCTACGACCCAGAGGTGCAGGGCTTCAACGTGACACacttgcagcagctctgggccaGCCACGCCGTCAAAACCCACGTGCTCCGGGACATGTTGGCAGGGCTGGATGCTGCCCCCATCACCACCAGAAAAG ATCCAGGGAGCAGCCTGGTGCCCTGGGGTGAGCTGCAGCCCGCACTCCACAGCCAGATCAGCGGCTTCGTGGAAGGGGTCCAAGCCCGCACCTACAAGCCCCTGCTGGCCCGGCCCAGATGCGAGGGGCTGGAGGCCCGGATCGAGCACTTCGTGCGGAGGGGCCGCATCGACCCGCCCCaggggccggggctgccgggACACGGGGCCGGGGAGCCCCCCGAGGGCAAGCGGGGCAGCAGCGGAGCGCCCGAGCAGCTGCCCAAGAGGATCTGTATGGACAGCGAGTGA
- the RPUSD4 gene encoding pseudouridylate synthase RPUSD4, mitochondrial, translated as MAAGGGAARRCWRSGAGLARAVRGICGSGRATAALRAEELAERLRKSEEQQREIPKDPTQRWLRELAAMSQQLQQVHPNVLAKILKQRTLFQNEEIVVIDKPYGLPVHGGPGIKNCIADVLPILAKMLENMKAEPLHLCHRLDKETTGVMVLARSKEAAEKIRLLFKTRQVEKIYRAIVLGDPDPVEGVVEIPIVEKEVQSHQSHYKMTLAPNYRLCPEDGKVMKIRRKRNAERAVTRYRRLAAASACSLLELQPITGVKHQIRVHLAYGLGCPILGDHKYSHWSKLAPQKLPELTLRRLKLEQSKARYLPLHLHAHRLCLPLGQPLDFVCKLPLFFQKTLRKLELDIPKD; from the exons ATGGCGGCGGGTGGCGGAGCGGCCAGGCGCTGTTGGCGGAGCGGCGCGGGGCTGGCCCGGGCGGTGCGCGGCATCTGCGGGAGCGGACGGGCGACGGCGGCTCTGCGGGCGGAGGAGCTGGCAGAGCGGCTGCGGAAGAGCGAGGAGCAACAGCGAGAG ATCCCCAAGGACCCGACGCAGCGATGGCTCCGGGAACTCGCTGccatgagccagcagctgcagcaggttcACCCCAACGTCCTGGCCAAGATCCTTAAACAGAGAACTCTATTCCAGAATGAGGAGATTGTGGTGATAGACAAACCCTACGGGCTCCCTGTGCATG GCGGCCCCGGCATCAAGAACTGCATCGCTGATGTGCTGCCCATTTTGGCCAAGATGCTGGAGAACATGAAAGCTGAGCCCCTCCACCTCTGCCACCGGTTGGACAAGGAGACCACGGGTGTGATGGTGCTGGCACGGAGCAAGGAGGCAGCAGAGAAGATCCGTCTGCTCTTCAAAACCCGTCAGGTGGAGAAGATTTACCG GGCAATTGTCCTGGGGGACCCAGACCCTGTTGAGGGCGTTGTGGAGATCCCCATTGTGGAAAAGGAGGTGCAGAGCCACCAGTCCCACTACAAG ATGACGCTGGCTCCCAACTACCGCCTGTGTCCGGAGGATGGGAAGGTGATGAAAATCCGCAGGAAGCGGAACGCTGAGCGCGCGGTGACGCGGTACCGCCGGCTGGCCGCTGCCTCCGCCTGCTCGCTGCTGGAGCTCCAGCCCATCACCG GGGTGAAGCACCAGATCCGGGTTCACCTGGCCTACGGCTTGGGATGCCCCATCCTGGGGGATCACAAATACTCGCACTGGAGCAAACTGGCGCCCCAG AAGCTTCCTGAGCTCACCCTGAGGAGGCtgaagctggagcagagcaaggCTCGGTACCTGCCCCTGCACCTGCACGCCCACCGGCTCTGCCTGCCCCTGGGCCAGCCCTTAGACTTTGTCTGCAagctgcctctcttcttccaaaAAACCCTGAGGAAGCTAGAGCTGGACATCCCTAAGGACTGA
- the PANX3 gene encoding pannexin-3, producing MSLSHTAAEYMLSDALLPDPSSSRAKGLRLELPSDRLLKFVTVGLPLFLVSLAFAREFSAGSQISCFSPTNFTGKQSAYTDTACWDSLIHHGFDAEGRAITKSLWALKVFPYSLLVVAVLMYLPYLLWRYAAAPALHCDLLFIIDELDKSYNRSVRLVQHMKKVQQASAEPEQFWEEYERARQERYFEFPLLERYLTCKQHAHALVFIYILRNLLLLLFLAATCLYLVFLHLNIFFQDEFSCSIKTGLLQAEPHIPLLIPCKLVFFSVFQLISLSVGSVYVLLIPVVIYNALQLCQWDKGLLSVYEMLPAFDLLSRRMLTCPLNDLNVILLFLRANISELTSFSRLNAVSALREATANKEDIDTVVDFMTLLAGLETTKPKHQACTPEAEGSPALSNGAALEPKPGVETMGKASRDSLGSA from the exons ATGTCCCTCTCGCACACGGCTGCTGAGTACATGCTCTCCGATGCTCTGCTCCCGGATCCCAGCAGTTCCCGAGCCAAGGGCTTGCGGCTGGAGCTGCCAAGCGATCGCCTGCTGAAGTTTGTCACCGTGGGGCTGCCCCTCTTCCTCGTCTCACTGGCTTTCGCCCGGGAGTTCTCTGCTG GCTCCCAGATCAGCTGCTTCTCTCCCACCAACTTCACGGGGAAGCAGTCCGCCTACACTGACACGGCTTGCTGGGACTCCCTCATCCACCATGGCTTTGATGCTGAGGGACGTGCCATCACCAAGTCCCTCTGGGCTCTCAAG GTCTTCCCCTACTCCCTGCTGGTGGTGGCGGTGCTGATGTACCTGCCATACCTGCTGTGGCGTTACGCTGCCGCCCCCGCCCTGCACTGCGACCTCCTCTTCATCATTGACGAGCTGGATAAATCCTACAACCGCTCCGTGCGCCTGGTGCAGCACATGAAGAAGGTCCAGCAGGCCAGTGCCGAGCCAGAGCAATTCTGGGAGGAGTACGAGAG ggccCGCCAGGAGAGGTATTTCGAGTTCCCGTTGCTGGAGCGGTACCTGACCTGCAAGCAGCATGCCCATGCCCTGGTGTTCATCTACATCCTGAGgaacctgctgctgctcctgttctTGGCTGCCACCTGTCTCTACCTGGTCTTTCTCCACCTTAACATCTTCTTCCAGGATGAATTCAGCTGCTCCATCAAAACGGGGTTGCTCCAGGCGGAGCCGCACATCCCGTTGCTCATCCCTTGTAAGCTGGTTTTCTTCTCCGTGTTCCAGCTCATCAGCCTCTCAGTTGGCAGTGTCTATGTCCTCCTCATCCCTGTTGTCATCTACAatgccctgcagctctgccagtgggaCAAGGGGCTGCTCTCTGTCTATGAGATGCTGCCTGCCTTCGACCTGCTCAGTCGCAGGATGCTCACCTGCCCCCTCAACGACCTCAACGTCATCCTTCTCTTCCTCCGTGCCAACATCTCCGAGCTGACCTCCTTCAGCCGCCTCAATGCTGTCAGCGCCCTGAGGGAAGCCACTGCCAACAAGGAGGACATTGATACTGTCGTCGATTTCATGAcgctgctggctgggctggagacCACCAAACCCAAACACCAAGCTTGCACCCCCGAGGCCGAAGGCAGTCCAGCCCTCTCCAATGGTGCAGCCCTAG AACCAAAGCCTGGAGTGGAAACGATGGGAAAAGCCTCACGGGACTCACTCGGCTCCGCCTGA